TCGGTGTGCTGCGCTTTGGGCGGGCAAGAAATTATCGAGAAGATCCAGACTGTCGTTAACCGGTTTGCGACAAAAAGTAACGTCTTGACGAGGTGGATGGAACTTTGGCCCCAGATTTTCGTTTCTAAATCAGTTGATAACGGAGTTCAAATCCATGCTGTATTATTCTCTCGTCTTTCTCGTCGTCGCTCTTATCGCCGCCGCATTGGGTTTTGGTGGTATTGCTGGCGCTTCGGCCGGTATTGCAAAGATCCTGTTCTTTGTCTTCATCGTGCTCTTCCTGATTTCGCTGGTGAGCCGTCTGTTCAGGCGCGCCTGATCCCTGCGAACTGGTAACAACGATAGGGCCCGGCAACTTGCCGGGCCCTATCGCGTTTTATCACCGGACGGAAAGCACAGTGAGCGTGAAAAAGCTCACACTGCCCTCGGGTGTCCAGGGGCTTATGGATATTTAGAAGACTTTAGAAGCGGTTATTGTCCAAGGCCACAGCCTGCACTTGTTTTTGAGAGCCGCCCTGGCTTTTCAACGCTTGCAGTTCGCGCGCCCCCATGATGGAGCGAATGCCGGTTTTTCCTGCAAGCAGGCTGGGTGCGACTGGAATACAATCCCCATACATCTTCAGGGCATAACCTTCCAGACGACGCAATTTCTCCGGCAGATCAGCCCGGCACAGGTTCGCATCGGCATAATCGATCACGGCCACAGGCCGGTCTATGCAATCCGTTCGTTCGGGATGACAAGCAACAATCACCATTATTGCCGCAAAGCTCATCATGGCCAATCTCCTTACCCTTGAAAAGGGTAACGGCCTTGCTATTCGCTTGTTCCTGATGGGGCTGGCGGGAGAAGGACAACATGGGCATGCTGTCGCCAAAATATCACAGTGATCAGCTGCGAGTACCCGGGGAACCCGATGGTTCCCCGCTGCAGGTCGATTTCAGAAGCCGGCTTTATGCGTGGCCCCATGAATGAGGTCGTGGATATATTGAAGTTTCACCAAGACGGGTTCC
This region of Agrobacterium vitis genomic DNA includes:
- a CDS encoding DUF1328 domain-containing protein codes for the protein MLYYSLVFLVVALIAAALGFGGIAGASAGIAKILFFVFIVLFLISLVSRLFRRA